CCCCCAGCCCCTGGGAGAGGCGAGCGTGTTCCTCCTGCCAAGAACACCAGCCCAGGTCCTGTTTCCAGCCTAGGGCGCGTCAGTGGGACCACCAGGTAATGTGCTCCCTCTCCCCCAGTCCCCTAAGCCAGGGTTAGCATCACAGAGTCTGGAACCTTTTACTTTACACAAGTTGGGGCATGGGAGCACTTGTGTCCAGGTCACTGGGCACAAATTGGGTGAAAGCCATTATTGGTCCTCAGAGAGGACgcatgcccatttcacagatgggaaaatagAGGCTTGGGAAGCCAAACAAGGACCTAGGGCTGTACCCTGAGTGTGGCCCCTTCTGTCTCCAGGCCAGGCCCTCTCGGCCAGAAGGGACTCCGGACCCCAGCGGAGGAAACTGTGGCCAGAGGAAAAGCTACGGAGGCTTCCAAAAGGAGTGCCCTGAGCGCTGGGGCACGGAGAGGTACGTGACCTGGAGAGGAGTGGGGTCCCTGGCAGCGAGGGGGACCGGCTCAGAGGTATCGGTGACCCTTGGTCTTCTACTTTTTCTCCAGACACTTCTGGGCCTACCCCAGGAACCCCCTCCCCGGCCATGGCCCGTCGGTCCCGGGCTGCGGGCACCGAGGTGGGGCTCCCCCGGCCAGCTCCGAGTGCCCGGCCGCGGCCCTCAATAGAGGGCCCCCGGAAATCAGTGAGCAGCGCCTCAGAGCACAGCACCACCGAGCCAAGCCCGGCTGCCAGGAGGCGGCCCAGCGCCGGTGGGGGTCTCCAGAGGCCGGCCTCGCACCCCCTGAGCTCCAGCAccacccctctctcctccccagcccGTTCTGGGCCCTCAGCCCGCGGAACACCCAGGGCTCCTGCGCATCCCTCGCAGCCCAAGTCGAAGGGGGTCCAGGCCCCACGTCACCCGCAGGCCACGCCCTCAAAGAAGGACTCAGCCCCAGCACTGGGCCCTTGTTCTTCCTCTCATTTGGCCACACCCTCTCCACTGGGTACCAAAGCGAGACCCATACCACCTCCCTGCAACGCAGCCACTCCCCTGCCAGCGACGTTCCCTCCCTCTCCACCGGTCACTCCCCCTCCGCCAGCCGCGCTCCAAAGTCAGGCCCTGCCCACCCCGCCGGCCACGTCCCATCCGCAGAACCTTACCTATCCGCTGGCCACGCCCCTTCCTCTagcccctccttctccatctgctcCACCCTCTCTACAGACCCTCCCCTCTCCACCAGCCACGCCCCCCTCGCAAGCTCCACCCACAAAGCCGGTTACATCCTTTCCAGAAGCAGGCGTGTCTCCCCTGGCCACAGCCGCGTTTGTGGCTCCATTCTCTCCGTCAGTTTCATCCCCTCTGCAGAGTATGCTCCCCACCCAGGCTAATCCGGCGTTGCCCTCTCTTCCGATTCTCCTCTCTCCCTTGGGCACACCTCCTCTGTTAGCCATCTCTCCTCTACAAGGCCCTGTTTCTCCAGCAACATCTCTGGGGAATCCGGCCTCTATCCTGGCCACAACCTCTCGTCCAGGCCTTTCTGCTCTGACCACGCCCTCTCCGCAGGCCAGTCCTTCCTCATCCCCCCACCTTCCCCAGGCCACGCCCCACACTCTGGCCACTCTTCCTCCGCAGAACTCTCCACTTCTGGCCACATTGCCTCTGCaggcctcttcctctcctctgacCACAGTCTCTCTGCAGGATCCTCCTCTagtttctccctctcttttggCCCCACTGCCTCTGCCGTCCCCGCCCTCACCCCTGGCTCCGCCCCACCCACAGGCCCCACCGTCTCTGACCACGCCCCCTATGCAGGCTCCGCCCTCTCTCCAGACCATTCACCCAATACAGGTTCCACATTCGCTGACCTCACCGTCTCTGCAGGCACCTTCCTCTCCAGGTTTGTCCTCTCTGCAGGCCACAACTTCTTTAGGCTCACCCCGTCTGCAGGCCACACCTTTCCTGATGATATCCCCTAGTCAAACACAATCTTCTTTGACTTCGCCTCCTCGGCTGGCCTCTACTCTTCCTGCTTCACCCCCTCTGCAGGCTCCATCTTCTCTGGCCTCCCACCCTCCTCAGGCACCTCCCTCTTCCCTGATCACGCCCATTATGGAGACCCAATCTTCCCTAGCCCTGCCATCTCTGCAGGCACCTCCTGCTTCCCTGACCACGCCACCACTGGAGAACCCACCTTCTCTAGCCCCGCCCTCTCTGCAGACAGCTTCTTCTTCCCTGTCCACACTCCATCTGGAGACTCCACCTTGTCCAGCTCTGCAAGCAACACTTTCCCCATTGACCACGCCCCCTCCGGAGACCCCATCTTCCGTAGCCCCGCCTCCTCCACAAGCCCCACCTGCTCTAGTCTCACCCCCTTTGGAGGGCCTGCCCTCTCCCCCTCTGTCCCCTTTGGCCACGCCCCCTCCACAGgccccacctgccctggccttgcCTCCTCTGCAgacctctccctctccccctgctTCACCTCCTCTGTCTCCCTTGGCCACACCCTCTCCACAGGTCCCAACTTCTCTGGCCACGTTCCTTCTGCAggccccttcctctctccctgtctcacCCACAGTGTCTCCTTCGGCCATGCCCCCTCCACAAACCCCACCCCCTCTGGCCGTACCTCTGCAGGCCCCACCCTCTCCCCCTGTGTCTCCCGCAATGTCTCCTTTGGCCACGCCCCCTCGACAGGCCCTACCCACTCTGGCCGCACCTCCTCTGCAGATCCTACCCTCTCCCCCTGCCTCACCTCCAATGTCTGTTTTGGCTTCGTCTCCTCTGCaggctcctccctctccccttacCTCACTCCCTGGGCAggcccctttctcttcctccgCCTCACCCCCGATGTCTCCTTTGGCCACGCCTCCTCCACAGGCCCCACCCACTCTAGCCGCGCCCCTCCTGCAGGTCCCTCCCTCTCCGCCTGCCTCACCTACCTTGCAGGCTCCACGCCGTCCCCCAACCCCGGGTCCAGATACCTCTGTCTCGGGTCCACGGCTGACCCTGGCGCTGGCCCCTGGCCCGCCGCCGCCTCCCTCGCGCAGCCCGTCCAGCACGCTGAGCGGCCCGGACCTTGCCGGTCACAGCAGCAGCGCCACGAGCACTCCGGAGGAGCTGCGTGGCTACGACAGCGGGCCCGAAGGCGGTGCCGCAGCCTCCCCGCCCCCCGACGCAGAGCTCGCCGCCTGCCATCCGGCCTCCTGGAGCCGAGGCCCCGCTCCACCGCTGGCGCTACGCGGAGCCCCAGGTAAGAGGCACCTCAGACCTGGCCTGGCTGTGGGTGGGGTTGGAG
This genomic interval from Saimiri boliviensis isolate mSaiBol1 chromosome 14, mSaiBol1.pri, whole genome shotgun sequence contains the following:
- the PRR36 gene encoding proline-rich protein 36, with amino-acid sequence MLGRTVEDPRNLLPVSIVGSLGSSGAAGETGFSRTAEKPSLSPARASPPSPSARFRRPRSRVRIERAPPVPPPAPEGRDRLGSPGAAACSPLPSPRLLAAGGRSIAPARAPPQAILRGAAGGRSRRCKMDKRNKVKAGGATRTPAARLPGLPTPRPPGSPRPPPPVTPAALRVLGAAEAAGRRRLAERAGGTGGATLPESALRAGPTRSAGTSSRNPASRPPAPGRGERVPPAKNTSPGPVSSLGRVSGTTRPGPLGQKGLRTPAEETVARGKATEASKRSALSAGARRDTSGPTPGTPSPAMARRSRAAGTEVGLPRPAPSARPRPSIEGPRKSVSSASEHSTTEPSPAARRRPSAGGGLQRPASHPLSSSTTPLSSPARSGPSARGTPRAPAHPSQPKSKGVQAPRHPQATPSKKDSAPALGPCSSSHLATPSPLGTKARPIPPPCNAATPLPATFPPSPPVTPPPPAALQSQALPTPPATSHPQNLTYPLATPLPLAPPSPSAPPSLQTLPSPPATPPSQAPPTKPVTSFPEAGVSPLATAAFVAPFSPSVSSPLQSMLPTQANPALPSLPILLSPLGTPPLLAISPLQGPVSPATSLGNPASILATTSRPGLSALTTPSPQASPSSSPHLPQATPHTLATLPPQNSPLLATLPLQASSSPLTTVSLQDPPLVSPSLLAPLPLPSPPSPLAPPHPQAPPSLTTPPMQAPPSLQTIHPIQVPHSLTSPSLQAPSSPGLSSLQATTSLGSPRLQATPFLMISPSQTQSSLTSPPRLASTLPASPPLQAPSSLASHPPQAPPSSLITPIMETQSSLALPSLQAPPASLTTPPLENPPSLAPPSLQTASSSLSTLHLETPPCPALQATLSPLTTPPPETPSSVAPPPPQAPPALVSPPLEGLPSPPLSPLATPPPQAPPALALPPLQTSPSPPASPPLSPLATPSPQVPTSLATFLLQAPSSLPVSPTVSPSAMPPPQTPPPLAVPLQAPPSPPVSPAMSPLATPPRQALPTLAAPPLQILPSPPASPPMSVLASSPLQAPPSPLTSLPGQAPFSSSASPPMSPLATPPPQAPPTLAAPLLQVPPSPPASPTLQAPRRPPTPGPDTSVSGPRLTLALAPGPPPPPSRSPSSTLSGPDLAGHSSSATSTPEELRGYDSGPEGGAAASPPPDAELAACHPASWSRGPAPPLALRGAPGAQLPWPPAAGPGSAEGLCTIYETEGPESATPAPGALDPGPGPGPSAGSGKAAAGAEAAASSRSPKQARLGELPLGALQASVVQHLLSRTLLLAATEGAAGGSGGGPGGAGGGGVTGGARAALSDAELGRWAELLSPLDESRASITSVTSFSPDDVASPQGDWTVVEVETFH